The following are encoded together in the Cynocephalus volans isolate mCynVol1 chromosome 4, mCynVol1.pri, whole genome shotgun sequence genome:
- the LOC134377015 gene encoding olfactory receptor 2W3-like gives MDGTNDSTQNHFILLGFSDRPHLQRGILFVVILIAYLLTLLGNTTIILVYWLDPHLHTPMYFFLTHLSFLDLSFTTSSISQLLYNLHGQDKTISYSGCAIQLFLFLGLGGVECLLLAVMAYDRFVAVCKPLHYMVIMNPRLYLGLVSVAWGCVLTNSFIMSPVTLSLPQCGYHKVDHFLCEMPALIQMAYINTLAIEDTVFVLAVDIVLSPLVFILVSYSYIVKAVLQIRSASGRQKAFNTCGSHLTVVSLFYGNIIYMYMQPGNNSSQDQGKFLTLFYNIVTPLLNPLIYTLFDKEQKGEIKKVTCGKKE, from the exons ATGGATGGAACCAATGACAGCACCCAAAACCATTTCATCCTTCTGGGGTTTTCTGACCGCCCCCATCTGCAGAGGGGGATCCTCTTTGTGGTCATCTTGATAGCATATCTCCTGACCCTTCTGGGCAACACCACCATCATCCTGGTGTACTGGCTGGACCCTCACCTGCACACTCCAATGTACTTCTTCCTCACCCACCTGTcttttctggacctcagttttacCACCAGCTCCATTTCTCAGCTGCTCTATAACCTTCATGGACAGGACAAGACCATCAGCTACAGTGGCTGTGCCATCCAGCTCTTCCTGTTCCTGGGTCTTGGCGGTGTTGAGTGCCTGCTCCTGGCCGTCATGGCCTATGACCGGTttgtggctgtctgcaagccccTGCACTACATGGTGATCATGAATCCAAGGCTCTACCTGGGCTTGGTGTCAGTGGCCTGGGGCTGTGTGTTGACCAACTCTTTTATCATGTCTCCAGTGACCCTGAGCTTACCCCAGTGTGGGTACCACAAGGTGGACCATTTCTTGTGTGAGATGCCAGCCCTGATCCAGATGGCCTACATCAACACTCTGGCCATCGAAGACACTGTCTTTGTCCTGGCAGTTGACATTGTCCTGTCACCCTTGGTGTTTATCCTGGTCTCCTACAGCTACATTGTGAAGGCTGTGTTACAAATTCGGTCAGCGTCAGGGAGGCAAAAGGCCTTCAACACCTGTGGCTCCCATCTCACTGTGGTCTCACTTTTCTATGGAAACATCATCTACATGTACATGCAACCGGGCAACAACTCCTCCCAGGACCAGGGCAAGTTCCTCACCCTCTTCTACAACATCGTCACCCCACTCCTCAATCCTCTGATCTATACATTATTTGATA AGGAACAAAAGGGGGAAATAAAGAAGGTGACATGTgggaaaaaagagtga